In a genomic window of Shouchella clausii:
- a CDS encoding small, acid-soluble spore protein, alpha/beta type, giving the protein MGRRRGIMSDRLKEELAKELGFYDTVQREGWGGITTRDAGNMVKRAIEIAERNLQNGQ; this is encoded by the coding sequence ATGGGGAGAAGACGAGGCATTATGTCAGATCGCTTAAAAGAAGAACTTGCAAAAGAGCTTGGTTTTTATGATACGGTCCAAAGAGAAGGCTGGGGCGGCATTACGACAAGAGACGCAGGGAATATGGTAAAACGCGCCATCGAAATTGCCGAACGAAACTTGCAAAATGGACAGTAA
- a CDS encoding universal stress protein codes for MSTSSNERILVCVNYGHHGSKLIKRGAALASQLNAPLSILVFDSLPEEEYKHDKKIDMSLFKELADEYGADLSVEKSHAYNITNVISNFAKEKQATQIVIGQIAENLWTTLLGGSIIDTLLEKAPFADLHVVPKERADETDNWNFERGVSAYLVEQADGTYELRFDDSKGFSYEGVFFKELQTNFNSGIFSFTKDSHIFEVRVDDGTVRRLVDIDET; via the coding sequence ATGTCTACTTCGTCTAACGAACGGATTCTTGTTTGCGTCAATTACGGCCACCACGGCAGCAAACTCATTAAAAGAGGGGCCGCTCTTGCTTCTCAACTAAACGCGCCTTTATCGATTCTTGTGTTTGATTCTTTGCCGGAGGAGGAGTATAAACACGATAAAAAAATCGATATGTCCCTTTTTAAAGAACTTGCTGATGAATACGGCGCTGATTTGAGTGTAGAGAAGTCTCATGCCTACAACATTACAAACGTCATTTCCAACTTTGCAAAAGAAAAACAAGCAACACAAATTGTCATCGGCCAAATTGCCGAAAATTTATGGACTACTTTACTTGGCGGTTCCATTATTGACACGTTGCTTGAAAAAGCGCCTTTCGCTGATCTTCATGTTGTCCCTAAAGAACGGGCCGATGAAACGGATAATTGGAATTTTGAAAGGGGCGTATCCGCCTATTTGGTGGAACAAGCAGATGGCACTTATGAGCTGCGATTTGACGACAGCAAAGGCTTCAGCTATGAAGGCGTCTTCTTTAAAGAGCTGCAAACGAATTTTAATAGCGGCATTTTCTCCTTCACTAAGGACAGCCATATATTTGAAGTTCGTGTTGACGATGGCACAGTCCGCCGACTGGTCGATATCGATGAAACATAA
- the rsmA gene encoding 16S rRNA (adenine(1518)-N(6)/adenine(1519)-N(6))-dimethyltransferase RsmA: MNKDIATPARTNAILKKHGFTLKKSLGQNFLIDLNILAKIVEASGFDEQDGIVEIGPGIGALTEQLAKKADKVVAFEIDGRLIPVLEDTLSAYPNVKIIHSDVLKADLPGVLDAEFSKGQAIHVVANLPYYVTTPILMKLLEDRLPFKSITVMIQAEVAERIAAKPGSKEYGALSIAAQYYAEAKPMVVVPASVFVPQPRVDSSVLKLTIREKPLVEVIDERWFFDVFHASFANRRKTILNNLVHNLAGKDAKAAVEQGLSEAGIDPKRRGETLSPQEFARLSDALYSTLRKADR, encoded by the coding sequence TTGAATAAAGACATTGCGACACCAGCGCGGACAAATGCAATTTTAAAAAAGCACGGATTTACATTAAAGAAAAGTTTAGGGCAAAATTTTCTCATTGATTTAAACATCCTTGCCAAGATTGTGGAAGCAAGTGGTTTCGATGAACAAGACGGCATTGTCGAAATTGGTCCAGGCATAGGTGCCTTAACGGAACAACTGGCGAAAAAAGCAGACAAAGTGGTCGCTTTTGAAATTGACGGCCGTTTAATCCCGGTGTTGGAAGACACTCTTTCGGCTTACCCGAATGTTAAGATCATTCACTCTGACGTGCTTAAAGCCGACTTGCCTGGTGTGCTGGACGCTGAGTTTTCGAAAGGCCAAGCTATCCATGTTGTTGCCAATTTGCCCTATTATGTCACTACCCCTATTTTAATGAAATTGCTGGAAGACAGGCTCCCTTTTAAAAGCATCACCGTCATGATCCAAGCAGAAGTAGCAGAGCGAATTGCGGCGAAGCCAGGGTCGAAAGAATACGGTGCCTTATCGATCGCTGCCCAATATTACGCAGAAGCAAAGCCAATGGTGGTTGTGCCGGCCTCTGTTTTCGTGCCCCAGCCACGAGTGGATTCAAGTGTATTAAAATTAACGATTCGCGAAAAGCCGTTAGTGGAAGTCATTGATGAACGTTGGTTTTTTGACGTATTCCACGCTAGTTTTGCCAACCGCAGAAAAACGATTTTAAACAATCTTGTCCATAACCTTGCCGGGAAGGACGCCAAGGCCGCTGTTGAACAAGGGCTGTCCGAGGCGGGGATTGATCCAAAACGCCGGGGTGAGACGCTGTCACCGCAGGAATTTGCTCGTTTAAGCGATGCCCTTTATTCCACGTTGCGGAAAGCTGACCGATAA
- a CDS encoding G5 and 3D domain-containing protein, protein MSDKHNLLNRPETDPAIRRRILIAVALFLGLILILSGLFELTKKAVAVEQNGEKVTVRTHESTVADLLESLEIQVGEHDLIEPSLQTEIEAGMDIVYKPAAEVTLSVAGDETTVYTVADNVNDLFAELGIEPKAEDEIEPSGDTPIEDGLHIAYSPAVLLTFAYDGNEDEYWSTSATVADFLKEANVELGELDRVEPGLDEELRDGLDIRLVRVEKVTDVIEEPTAFETLREEDSDLNHGVERVVEQGKKGKQALHYEVTLEDGIEVDRQLVKTEMVEESENRIIAVGTKQEEAKEYVSETQTAHETVSQESVDQEPVDQEPVSQPEKEPAKSEKPKQESEQKPQEKQEVEQEKQQKTLQMQSTAYTAACDGCSGITATGIDLNSNANMKVIAVDPSVIPLGTRVHVEGYGEAIAGDTGGAIKGNKIDVHVPTKEDATNYGSKSVKVTILD, encoded by the coding sequence ATGAGCGATAAGCACAACCTGTTAAATAGGCCTGAAACCGACCCTGCCATTAGGCGGAGGATCTTAATTGCAGTCGCGCTTTTCCTAGGACTAATTCTTATTTTATCTGGATTATTTGAGTTGACCAAAAAAGCGGTTGCTGTTGAACAGAACGGTGAGAAGGTTACTGTGCGCACGCACGAATCGACAGTCGCGGATTTGCTTGAAAGCTTGGAGATTCAAGTAGGCGAACATGATTTGATTGAGCCGTCGTTGCAAACGGAGATTGAAGCTGGGATGGACATTGTTTACAAGCCTGCGGCTGAAGTGACATTGTCTGTTGCCGGTGATGAGACCACAGTCTACACAGTTGCTGACAATGTAAACGATTTGTTTGCTGAGTTAGGAATCGAACCAAAAGCCGAAGACGAAATTGAGCCAAGTGGAGATACCCCGATTGAGGATGGGTTACATATTGCCTATTCGCCTGCAGTGCTTTTGACTTTTGCCTATGACGGCAATGAAGACGAGTACTGGAGCACCTCAGCGACTGTCGCTGACTTTTTGAAAGAAGCCAATGTCGAGCTTGGCGAGCTTGACCGAGTTGAGCCAGGTTTAGACGAAGAATTGCGGGACGGGCTTGATATCCGCCTCGTACGTGTTGAAAAAGTCACCGATGTCATTGAGGAACCAACTGCATTTGAAACGCTTCGCGAAGAAGACAGCGATTTAAACCATGGCGTGGAGCGTGTAGTAGAACAAGGAAAAAAAGGCAAGCAAGCTCTTCACTATGAAGTGACGCTTGAAGACGGCATCGAGGTTGACAGGCAACTTGTGAAGACGGAAATGGTTGAAGAGAGTGAAAACCGTATTATTGCGGTTGGAACAAAACAAGAAGAGGCAAAAGAATATGTCTCTGAGACACAAACGGCCCATGAAACAGTAAGCCAAGAGTCAGTGGATCAAGAGCCAGTAGATCAAGAGCCAGTAAGCCAACCGGAAAAAGAACCAGCAAAGTCGGAAAAACCGAAACAGGAAAGCGAACAGAAACCGCAAGAAAAGCAAGAAGTGGAACAAGAGAAACAACAAAAGACATTGCAAATGCAATCGACTGCTTATACAGCCGCTTGTGATGGCTGCAGCGGGATTACGGCGACTGGCATTGATTTAAACAGCAACGCCAATATGAAAGTCATTGCTGTAGATCCAAGTGTCATCCCCCTCGGCACCCGCGTACACGTGGAAGGGTACGGCGAAGCCATTGCTGGTGATACAGGCGGTGCTATCAAAGGAAACAAAATTGACGTACACGTCCCGACAAAAGAAGACGCTACGAACTATGGAAGCAAAAGCGTCAAAGTAACAATACTTGATTAA
- a CDS encoding RidA family protein — protein MKVVHTNEAPAAIGPYSQGIIVGNLFFSSGQIPLTPAGELVTGGVEEQTHQVFANVKAVLEEAGSSLEKVVKATVFIKDMNDFPRINEVYGSYFREHKPARSCVEVARLPKDVLIEVEVIATI, from the coding sequence ATGAAAGTCGTGCATACCAATGAAGCGCCGGCTGCAATCGGCCCTTATTCACAAGGAATTATTGTAGGAAATCTATTCTTCTCATCTGGGCAAATTCCACTTACGCCTGCTGGTGAACTAGTTACAGGCGGAGTAGAAGAGCAAACCCATCAAGTGTTTGCAAACGTAAAAGCGGTATTGGAAGAAGCCGGTTCATCACTTGAAAAAGTGGTAAAGGCGACCGTTTTCATCAAAGATATGAACGATTTCCCCCGTATTAATGAAGTGTACGGCAGCTATTTCCGTGAACATAAGCCGGCTAGGTCATGTGTGGAAGTAGCGCGGCTGCCTAAAGATGTACTAATTGAAGTCGAAGTCATTGCAACCATTTAA
- the spoVG gene encoding septation regulator SpoVG, which yields MEITDVRLRRVHTEGRMRAIASITMDHEFVVHDIRVIDGNNGLFVAMPSKRTPDGEFRDIAHPISSKTREKIQIAVINEYERVGEYEDAPNYEEAGAS from the coding sequence ATGGAAATTACTGACGTGAGACTTCGCCGTGTCCATACGGAAGGCCGCATGCGTGCAATCGCATCGATTACAATGGACCATGAGTTTGTTGTTCATGATATCCGCGTAATAGATGGCAACAACGGGCTTTTTGTCGCAATGCCAAGCAAGCGGACGCCTGACGGCGAATTTAGAGATATTGCCCATCCTATTTCCTCAAAAACGAGAGAAAAGATCCAGATTGCCGTTATAAACGAGTATGAGCGTGTAGGCGAATATGAAGACGCGCCTAATTATGAGGAAGCAGGAGCTTCTTGA
- the purR gene encoding pur operon repressor, which translates to MKKLKRSGRLVDMTHFLLQHPHEIVSLTHFSERYQAAKSSISEDLVIIKDMFEEEGYGALVTIPGASGGVKFMPKMNKQEAEQLIGELVQALNKQERILPGGYLYMMDLLGNPKLMHKVGRLFAAVLADKEIDAVMTVATKGIPLAYAVGHYLGVPVSIVRRDHRITEGSMVSINYASGSSDRIQTMTLARRSLAPGSNVFIVDDFMKAGGTLRGMVDLLEEFEADLVGIGVLVESAEVSERLVDDYLSLTKLTNVNVREKVIDVTEGNILTKLETS; encoded by the coding sequence ATGAAAAAGTTGAAGCGCAGTGGGCGCCTTGTAGATATGACTCATTTTTTGCTGCAACATCCCCATGAAATCGTATCACTAACCCATTTTTCTGAACGTTATCAAGCGGCTAAATCCTCCATTAGTGAAGACTTGGTCATTATTAAAGACATGTTTGAAGAAGAAGGCTATGGTGCGTTAGTGACGATACCAGGGGCAAGTGGCGGCGTAAAGTTTATGCCAAAGATGAACAAACAAGAAGCAGAGCAATTAATTGGCGAATTGGTACAGGCGTTAAACAAACAAGAACGGATTTTGCCAGGCGGATACCTGTATATGATGGACTTGTTAGGCAATCCAAAGTTAATGCACAAAGTGGGCCGCTTGTTTGCAGCGGTGCTTGCCGATAAGGAAATTGATGCGGTGATGACAGTAGCAACGAAAGGCATTCCCCTTGCCTATGCGGTCGGCCATTACTTAGGGGTCCCCGTTAGCATTGTAAGAAGGGATCACCGCATTACAGAAGGTTCAATGGTCAGCATCAATTATGCGTCTGGATCTTCTGACCGAATCCAGACGATGACGCTCGCACGAAGAAGCTTGGCGCCAGGGTCAAACGTGTTCATCGTCGATGACTTTATGAAAGCAGGCGGCACACTTCGAGGAATGGTCGACTTGCTCGAAGAGTTTGAAGCCGATTTAGTCGGCATTGGCGTATTAGTCGAGTCGGCGGAAGTATCAGAAAGGCTTGTTGATGATTATTTGTCTTTAACAAAGTTAACGAACGTCAATGTTCGTGAAAAAGTGATCGATGTTACAGAAGGAAACATTCTAACGAAATTAGAAACGTCTTAA
- a CDS encoding Veg family protein gives MANTIIDIKRALDKNVGKRITIKANGGRRRSSEQSGMIEETYPAVFIVKLDEDQNSVERVSYSYADVLTETVELFLSGENGQKATII, from the coding sequence ATGGCAAACACAATAATTGACATTAAACGGGCACTAGACAAAAATGTTGGCAAGCGTATTACCATTAAGGCAAATGGCGGACGCAGACGCTCTTCAGAGCAGTCAGGCATGATTGAGGAGACATATCCTGCCGTGTTTATTGTCAAGTTGGATGAAGACCAAAACTCGGTAGAACGCGTCTCTTACAGCTATGCAGATGTGCTTACGGAAACAGTTGAACTGTTTTTGTCAGGAGAAAACGGCCAAAAAGCAACAATCATATAG
- the yabG gene encoding sporulation peptidase YabG, with amino-acid sequence MTIQVGDVVGRLSYDCDVLFRVLAIERGLATLVGEEMRLLADAPVTDLKKMSAKERETDKKRQKEREDVSYRLFRQDAKLMKRRQEYQAASGYEETPHFFEMRGRVLHLDGDLNYLNRCTALYEKFGVPVYGVHMEEKEMPTQMASLMEMVQPDIVVITGHDAYSKAKGNRDELKAYRHTKYFADCVRIARTTVQSRDDLLIFAGACQSHFETLIKAGANFASSPERVNIHALDPVYIASRLSRTSFLETVNLWEILRNTITGQKGIGGIETRGSMRLGLPLKEQDETPQTD; translated from the coding sequence ATGACAATACAAGTTGGTGATGTGGTAGGCCGACTCTCTTATGATTGCGATGTCTTGTTTCGTGTGCTTGCAATCGAGCGCGGCTTGGCAACATTAGTCGGTGAAGAAATGCGTTTGCTGGCGGATGCGCCAGTGACCGATCTAAAAAAGATGTCCGCAAAAGAACGGGAAACGGATAAAAAACGGCAAAAAGAGCGAGAGGATGTCTCCTACCGGTTGTTTCGCCAAGATGCGAAATTAATGAAACGAAGGCAAGAATATCAAGCGGCATCAGGCTATGAAGAGACGCCGCATTTTTTTGAGATGAGAGGCCGTGTGCTCCACTTAGATGGGGACTTAAATTATTTAAATCGTTGCACGGCGTTATATGAAAAATTCGGCGTCCCCGTTTACGGCGTCCATATGGAAGAAAAAGAAATGCCAACGCAAATGGCCTCGCTTATGGAAATGGTCCAACCAGATATAGTTGTGATTACAGGACATGATGCCTATTCAAAAGCTAAAGGAAACCGAGATGAATTAAAGGCTTATCGCCACACAAAGTATTTTGCTGACTGTGTCCGTATTGCAAGAACGACGGTACAAAGCCGTGATGACTTGCTTATTTTTGCCGGGGCCTGTCAGTCCCATTTTGAGACGTTAATTAAAGCTGGCGCTAATTTTGCCAGTTCCCCAGAACGAGTGAACATCCACGCGCTTGATCCAGTCTATATTGCATCGAGGCTTAGTCGTACTTCTTTTTTAGAGACGGTTAATTTATGGGAAATATTGCGCAATACCATTACAGGGCAAAAAGGAATAGGCGGCATTGAAACACGTGGCTCCATGCGCCTCGGTTTGCCGTTAAAAGAACAAGATGAAACGCCTCAAACCGATTGA
- a CDS encoding TatD family hydrolase — protein sequence MLFDTHVHLNAKQFHGDVKETIARAQDAGVKEMVVIGFDEPTIERAMELVEQYDDLYAAVGWHPVDAIDMKDKHLHWLEELSAHRKVVALGEMGLDYHWDKSPKDVQKEVFRKQIALAKKVKLPIIIHNREADQDVVHLLEEEGAAEVGGIMHCFGGSVEIADRCLNMNFHIGLGGPVTFKNAKRPKEVAAHVPIDRLLIETDCPYLAPHPYRGKRNEPAYVKRVAEDIAELRGISYEELSQKTRENALKLFGIKDNN from the coding sequence ATGTTATTTGATACGCATGTCCACTTGAATGCCAAGCAGTTCCACGGAGATGTAAAGGAAACGATTGCGAGGGCCCAAGATGCAGGCGTTAAAGAAATGGTTGTCATTGGTTTTGACGAGCCTACAATTGAACGGGCGATGGAACTTGTCGAACAATACGATGATTTATATGCAGCGGTCGGTTGGCATCCGGTAGACGCCATTGATATGAAGGATAAGCATTTGCACTGGTTGGAAGAGCTGTCAGCCCATCGGAAAGTGGTTGCTCTTGGCGAAATGGGCCTTGATTATCATTGGGACAAATCGCCAAAAGATGTCCAAAAAGAAGTGTTCCGCAAACAAATTGCTTTAGCAAAAAAAGTGAAGTTGCCGATTATTATTCACAATCGCGAAGCCGACCAAGATGTCGTTCATCTCCTTGAGGAAGAAGGAGCAGCTGAAGTTGGCGGCATTATGCACTGTTTTGGCGGCAGCGTGGAAATAGCGGACCGTTGCTTAAACATGAATTTCCATATTGGCCTAGGTGGCCCTGTCACATTTAAAAACGCTAAACGGCCAAAAGAAGTAGCTGCGCATGTGCCAATCGATCGGTTGCTAATTGAAACCGATTGTCCTTATTTGGCTCCTCACCCTTATCGCGGCAAACGAAATGAGCCAGCCTATGTAAAGCGGGTGGCAGAAGATATCGCAGAATTACGCGGTATCAGCTATGAGGAGCTGAGCCAGAAAACGAGAGAAAACGCCCTAAAATTATTTGGAATTAAAGACAATAATTAG
- a CDS encoding WG repeat-containing protein: protein MERLTENLYPVSTKTVNGTKWGYINDRGRIRISLVYDGAEPFQKNGFAIVTLNEKQGLINQFGRFAVKPVYKSIQPFSEERAIIQTKDGFKMIDEEGHVRTKKTYAYMAPMKHGRALFQTNGRYGFLNSDGEEVIAARYLFAFDFDEGKAVVQTKTAEFQLIDENGHVLHTYPYADVGSLSEGRIAFKEGDRYGYLDEAGNVVIPPKYGMAFAYEDGFAIIATSGDNYSYGLINQAGDTVFEPVYNEIRLLQEGRIALGKAKDANRPFLSRYAIANTSGAVLTDFVYDDVGSFNKGTASAVKDDKTFFIDKEGRKAKTFPAFSGTGVLRKENGIVAAFIDQRLFYTDEHGKIIWHPDTEIRLRRPYRIQERLFKHGPSYYVYYPQIEGMANQLEQQAINQKLAKQAGVRDVTEAETKERTFTGDFNVLFFKKHLVVLEIDGYTYPFGAAHGMPTRTFANVDVRNGHDYALSELFKHGRDYVTVLSKLVGEQMKKQADDYFPNAYKGVKSTQPFYVDEHALYLVFDVYELAPYAAGFPTFKIPFAEIEPIIDQSGPFWQSFHYHNQPN from the coding sequence GTGGAACGATTGACTGAGAACCTGTATCCCGTTTCGACGAAGACGGTAAATGGCACGAAATGGGGGTATATAAACGACAGAGGGCGCATCCGCATTTCCCTTGTTTATGATGGGGCAGAGCCTTTCCAAAAGAATGGTTTTGCAATTGTTACGTTAAATGAAAAGCAAGGGCTTATTAATCAATTTGGCCGTTTTGCCGTTAAGCCGGTCTATAAAAGTATTCAACCTTTCTCAGAAGAACGAGCAATTATCCAAACAAAAGACGGGTTTAAAATGATTGATGAGGAAGGCCATGTGCGTACGAAAAAAACGTATGCCTACATGGCTCCAATGAAACATGGCCGTGCGCTGTTTCAAACAAATGGCCGGTACGGGTTTCTTAATTCTGATGGCGAGGAAGTGATAGCAGCCCGTTATCTTTTTGCCTTTGATTTTGACGAAGGAAAAGCGGTCGTGCAAACGAAAACGGCAGAGTTTCAGCTAATTGATGAGAACGGTCATGTGCTCCATACATATCCATATGCCGATGTTGGATCACTAAGCGAAGGACGAATCGCTTTTAAGGAAGGCGATCGTTATGGCTATTTGGATGAGGCAGGAAATGTTGTTATTCCGCCCAAATATGGCATGGCTTTTGCCTACGAGGATGGCTTTGCGATTATCGCAACGAGTGGCGACAACTATTCTTATGGGTTGATTAATCAAGCAGGCGACACCGTCTTTGAACCTGTATACAACGAAATACGTTTGCTTCAAGAAGGACGTATTGCGCTTGGGAAAGCGAAGGACGCCAATAGGCCGTTTTTAAGCCGTTATGCGATCGCTAATACAAGCGGGGCGGTATTGACGGACTTTGTCTATGATGATGTTGGCTCTTTTAACAAAGGCACTGCCAGCGCGGTAAAGGACGACAAAACGTTTTTTATTGATAAAGAAGGCCGCAAAGCCAAGACATTCCCCGCTTTTTCTGGTACAGGTGTACTTCGGAAGGAAAACGGCATTGTTGCGGCGTTCATTGACCAGCGTCTTTTTTATACAGATGAGCATGGAAAAATCATTTGGCATCCAGACACGGAAATCCGACTGCGCCGTCCTTATCGCATTCAAGAACGCCTGTTTAAACATGGTCCCAGTTATTATGTTTATTATCCGCAAATTGAAGGAATGGCGAACCAACTCGAACAACAGGCCATCAACCAAAAATTGGCGAAGCAAGCAGGCGTCCGCGATGTTACGGAAGCGGAAACAAAAGAACGTACGTTTACAGGTGATTTTAATGTGCTCTTTTTTAAAAAACACCTCGTTGTGTTGGAAATTGATGGCTATACGTATCCATTTGGCGCGGCGCATGGGATGCCAACAAGGACTTTTGCAAATGTGGACGTGCGCAATGGCCATGATTATGCCCTTTCGGAACTATTTAAACATGGCCGTGATTATGTGACAGTGTTAAGCAAACTGGTAGGCGAACAAATGAAGAAACAGGCTGATGATTACTTTCCAAATGCATACAAAGGGGTGAAAAGCACACAACCTTTCTATGTTGATGAGCATGCGCTCTATCTTGTCTTTGATGTATATGAGCTGGCGCCTTATGCGGCTGGTTTTCCGACTTTCAAAATTCCCTTTGCTGAGATTGAACCAATCATTGACCAATCGGGGCCGTTTTGGCAGTCATTCCACTATCACAATCAGCCAAACTGA
- the rnmV gene encoding ribonuclease M5: protein MNDILVINEMIVVEGRKDTVSIKRAVEADTIETNGSAVGESVLKQIELAAKRRGVIVFTDPDYAGNRIRQIVSKRVPGCKHAFIKKADANPKQQGKSVGVEHASPHAIREALLAVRTEQLEPFPAQMTVADLMEARLLSGKGARSRRERLGEHLSIGYANGKQLLKRLHIFRITPEEFNEAVRWINKQEESEVE, encoded by the coding sequence GTGAACGACATTTTAGTGATCAATGAAATGATTGTTGTGGAAGGAAGAAAGGACACGGTTTCCATCAAACGGGCTGTTGAAGCCGATACGATTGAAACAAATGGGTCGGCGGTCGGCGAGTCTGTGTTAAAACAAATCGAGCTTGCGGCCAAACGCCGTGGGGTAATCGTATTTACGGATCCGGACTACGCTGGGAACCGCATTCGCCAAATTGTCAGCAAGCGAGTGCCAGGCTGCAAGCACGCATTTATCAAAAAAGCAGACGCAAACCCGAAACAGCAAGGGAAAAGTGTCGGTGTAGAACATGCCTCCCCCCATGCCATCCGCGAGGCGCTTCTTGCTGTTCGTACAGAGCAGCTTGAGCCGTTTCCAGCACAAATGACGGTCGCTGATTTAATGGAAGCAAGATTGTTATCAGGAAAAGGGGCGAGAAGCCGCCGCGAACGTTTAGGCGAACACTTGTCGATCGGCTATGCTAACGGAAAACAGCTTTTGAAACGGCTGCACATCTTTCGGATCACCCCTGAAGAATTTAACGAAGCGGTGAGGTGGATAAACAAACAGGAGGAAAGTGAAGTTGAATAA
- the ispE gene encoding 4-(cytidine 5'-diphospho)-2-C-methyl-D-erythritol kinase, giving the protein MKYSIKAPAKINLSLDVIRKREDGYHEVEMIMTMVDLADRVDLSLRADGGISIDVSEGFVPSDERNFAYQAASLLKKRYNVKEGVHIYITKRIPVAAGLAGGSSDAAATLKGLNELWQLGLSVDELATLGAEIGSDVSFCVYGGTALATGRGEKIKPIASPPPLWVILAKPPIGLSTADVYNGLKLNEARHAKTAEMIAALERQDAASICALLHNTLEDVTLRLYPEVAHIKEQMKRFGANGVLMSGSGPTVFGIVEKESRVNRIYNGLRGFCDEVYAVRLIRTSDTCPNTDENGML; this is encoded by the coding sequence GTGAAGTATTCAATTAAAGCGCCTGCAAAAATCAATTTGTCCCTTGATGTGATAAGGAAACGGGAAGATGGTTATCATGAAGTTGAAATGATCATGACAATGGTTGACTTAGCTGACCGAGTAGACTTATCACTTCGGGCCGATGGAGGCATATCGATAGACGTTTCTGAAGGGTTTGTCCCGAGTGATGAGCGGAACTTTGCTTACCAAGCGGCATCGTTATTAAAAAAACGGTACAACGTTAAAGAGGGCGTACACATTTACATTACGAAACGGATACCGGTAGCAGCCGGCCTGGCTGGCGGAAGCAGTGATGCAGCTGCGACGTTAAAGGGCTTAAATGAGCTTTGGCAACTTGGCCTTTCAGTGGATGAGCTGGCGACACTAGGCGCTGAGATTGGTTCTGACGTTTCTTTTTGTGTGTACGGCGGCACGGCGCTAGCGACAGGCAGAGGAGAGAAAATTAAGCCGATTGCTTCCCCACCGCCATTATGGGTGATTTTGGCAAAGCCGCCGATTGGCCTATCAACGGCGGACGTTTATAATGGCCTAAAATTAAACGAGGCAAGGCATGCAAAAACAGCGGAGATGATCGCGGCACTTGAGCGCCAAGACGCAGCATCGATTTGTGCGTTGCTCCATAATACGCTCGAAGATGTGACGCTACGCCTTTATCCAGAGGTCGCCCATATTAAAGAGCAAATGAAGCGTTTTGGCGCTAACGGTGTATTAATGAGTGGAAGCGGTCCGACGGTTTTCGGCATTGTCGAAAAGGAGTCGCGGGTTAACCGGATTTATAACGGCCTTCGTGGCTTTTGTGATGAAGTGTACGCAGTGCGGCTGATTCGTACAAGCGACACTTGTCCAAATACGGATGAAAATGGTATGTTATAA